Part of the Candidatus Hydrogenedentota bacterium genome is shown below.
AGGGACGTTTGAAGCCGCTCGTTCCGTTCCCTATGCATCGCTCGCCGCATTCGATCCCGTGCCGTTTTACCTTGGGTCGAAAACACACAATGGTCAAATAGGCTTGCATGGGTATGCGCCATCATGCTTTCTTTTACTCCGTTTCACACGTCCCTACGGGACTATCGTTTGGTTTTTTCCCCGTGTCCCAGGAGTTCCTCCTGGGCTACAGTCAAACCGTCCCTACGGGACTATCGTTTGGTTTTTTCCCCGTGTCCCAGGAGTTCCTCCTGGGCTACAGTCAAACCGTCCCTACGGGACTAACCTGCCCTTCGTGCGATCCCATGCGAGGGGTGTCCTCATCGGTCATGCATAAAGTCCATCGGACTAAAATGTACAAACTCCAGAAAGCGCCAAGATGCTGTTTCTACCGTAGACACGGCATCCTTGCCGCGTTGGATTTGGTTTTCGTTTGGCACATTTCGTTTTGCCGGTTGCTGTGGTATGCTTGGGATTGTATTGTCGGCGGGTTCGGTGTACGGGCGCGCCGGGCGGGAATCCAACGCAGGGAACCGGTCCGCCGGGGATCGGAAATGTAAAGGAATACGCATGATGAAGAAGAACAAGGTGGTGTATCTCATATCGAACGGCGATTTTCGCGATTCGGCGGGCGTCGTGTGCTGGCCGAAACAGGAAGAAACGCTGAAGGGCGTCAAGGCCGCACTGGCGAAGCTGGGCGTCGAGGCGAAGGTGATGAACTCGTACGATCCGAAACGGAAACACGGATTCATCACGAAGCAGTGCGAGGGCGCGGCGATCGTGTCGAAACTCGATCCGAAGGCGCCGGTGATTGTCGTATTGAGTTGCTGGGCCTATTCGCACAACGTCAGCGGGCCGCTCCAGGCGCACAAGGGGCCAATCCTCCTGCTGGCGAATTTCGACGGCACATGGCCGGGGCTGGTCGCGCTGTTGAATCATTCGGCGACGCTCGACCGGCTGAACGTCAGGCATTCGCGGCTATGGAGCGACAGTTTCACAAAGGATCCGCTCTTTATGAAGCGCCTCGAAACGTGGTGCCGAAAAGGAACGATTTCGTACGACGAGAGCCATCTCACCGACGCATCGAAACTGAAACTGTCCAGCGCCGCGTTGTCGTTCGGCAAGAAACTCGCCGCGGACATCCTGCGCGAGAAGCGGATCATGGGCCAGTTCGATCCGGGCTGCATGGGCATGCTGAATGCCATCATCAATCCGGCGAAACTCGGGGCGGCGGGCATGCCGGTCGAGTATTTGAACCAGTCGGATCTGCTGGCCGAGATGGATGAAGTGGACGAGGAAGAGGCGCAGGCGCACCTGAACTGGCTCGTCAAGAAAGGCACGTGGTTCGACTGGGGCACGGATCAGTACACGCAACTCGTCCACGGCCAGGTCATGTCGCAGATGTGCATGTACTCGGCGGCGGTGCGCATGGCGCAGCGGTACGGCCTGAGTTCGATCGGTATTCCCTACCAGCTTGGCTTGATGCGCTGCTGTCCGGCGTCGGACCTGGTCGAAGGGATGCTCAACAACGCCGACCGGCCCGACGTGCGCGATTACGATACGGGCAAGATCATCCGCAAGGGCGATGCGATCCCGCATTTCAACGAGGGCGACATGGGGTCCGGCGTGCCGCAGGTGTTGATGCACGACATCTATGCGCGTAAAGGCATGCCGGTCGAAACGACCCTGCACGACGTGCGCTGGGGCCGCGAGTACGACGGCAAGTTCGTGTGGGTGTTCCTGATTTCGGGCGCGGCGCCGCCCGCCCATTTCGGCGGGTGGAAGCATACGAAGGTGTACCGGCAGGCGCCGATGTATTTTCCACTGGGCGGCGGCACGTGCTCGGGCGTATCGAAGCCCGGCGTCATTACGTGGGCGCGGTTCTACGAACGTTTCGGCGAAATCGGCATGGACTGCGGCACGGGCGAAGTGGTCGAGGTGGACAAGGCCGACTTGCAGGACCGCCTCAACAAAACCACGAGCGTATGGCCGATCGCGAACGTCCACATTCCGGGATACGGCCGTGACGAACTGATGGCGACGCACATGTCGAACCACATCACCATCGGCTATGGCGATATCCTTCAGGAACTGATCGCCACCTGCCTGCACTTGGGCATTCCGACCCGGGTAGCCGGCGACGTAAGGCATACGCTGGGTTAGAAGGCTCAAGGCTCAGGAAAAAGGAGTTCGATTCTGAGAGTTTATGTTGTTGTTGTACGCTGTGTTCGTCAGGAGAAAAAGTTCGGAATTTGAGATTGTTTATACCGGCTAAATCCGGTTGTTGGTTATCGCTTTCTGAATTCTGTATCGAAAAGACCTTGATGTATGAGCCTAGATCCTTGACCTTGAGCCTAAAGCCTTCAGCCTGATCGGAATCCGGGCTTGGATGATGCGCGCCAGAGTACGCCCAAGTTCCGCATCCCACGGGGAACCGCGGAGGGAGTTGCGGCATGGGCGGTATTTGCCGTCGTGGCGGTCTCGTTGCGCGGGATTCGCTGGGACGAGGATTACGAGTTCGCGCAGGTGATTACGCGCGCCGTCGCCTATCCCGAAGGTCATCCCGTCTTTGTATTCGTCCTGAGCGTTGCCAACATCCAGGTCTACGGCGCTGCCGCGTTGTATGCGTTGACGGGCAGCGCCGAATTCGTATGCGCGGTGCGCAACATTCTGTTTCTGGCGGCGACCGTCCTTCCGTCTTTCCTGCTCGGCACGCTGATGGCCGGGCGGTCGCTGTGCGGGCATGCCGCAGCGGTATTCGTGTTGCTCGGCACGCATCTGAATCTCGACGGCAACCATCCCCTGCAGACGTGGGGACATTTCTTTTCCAATGGCCATGTCGGGATGGGCTGCGCATTGGCGGGGGCCTGCCTTGTCACATGGCGCCGGTATCTCCCCGGTTGTCTTCTCGCCGGACTCATGCCGTGCATCCACTTGGGCCAGTCGCCCGCCCTGCTGGGACTGGCCGCCATACATGCCTTGGCGGCCGCGTATGAACGGCGGTGGCGCGATTTCGCAACATGCGGCGCTGGTCTGGCGATTGGCTTGGCGGCCTGCGGACTGTTCGTACTGGCCACAGGAGCGTTTCATGCGCATCCACCCACAACCGGCGCCTACGCGGCGCAGGACGACATCGGACGGTTATGGACGGCTTTTATCGAGGCGGACGCGCATCGCGCGACTCCGAGCGGCGGCGTATCGCATGCAAACGCGAACTTGGCGCTGCTGCTGTTTCTGCTTTTTGCCCTCGCGGCCTCGCATGTGGAACGATACCGGCGCGACTTCCAGCCGTGGCGCTGGATGTTCGTCTACGGCGGCATTGCCATCATGGCGGTCTGGGGAGCCATGACGCTGCATGCGGCGCTGGGACCACGCATGCCGAATGTGTTGCTGGCATGGATGCCAAACCGCATGAGCAATCACGTCGTCATGCTGCTGACGGCGGGACTTCCGGCCATCGTGACCGCCACCGATCCCCTGCGCGGTGGGCGGGTGGCCGCGGGACTGGTCATCATGATCGGCACGCTGTTCGTCGCCATTACCGCCCCCGTTACGCAAAATCTATTGCCGGCGGCTGTCCATTCGCGGCTTGTCGCTTCGGGCGGGGAAGGACTGTTCTTTTTCCTATACGGCGCCGCGGCCACGCTGCTTCACGCCGCCCTACGCGACGACAAGCCCTTCCGCGCCCGATGGACCGTTGCTGCGTTCGGCACGCTGATCGTCGTGGCCATGCACCATCGGTTCGGCGCAGCCTGCATCCTGGCGGGCGTGATCGCGCGCGTGGGCGTTGACCGTTTCCTGCGCCATACTCCGCGCTGGCATGAAACGCTTCAACTGGCGGCCACGCGCGGCTACGCGCTGGGCACGGCCGTGGCCGTGACGCTGGCCGCACTGCTGGTCCAGCAAGGACGCGATCAGGCTTGGCTGCCCCGCACACCCTTCGAACAGAACGTTGCGATGTATTTGTCGAACCGCGGGCAACCGGACACGATGATTGTGACCCGGCCCGACCAGTATGCGATGCAGGCACGGCTCGGCCATCCAGTCATGGCCAACCTTGCCCTGCCGACGTGGCCGCTCGGCCGGCCCTCCCTCGGCCCGCCGATCGCCAAGCTGTATCGCGAGATCTACGGCATCCATTTTGGAAACGGCCGTCCCGCGCGACAAAACTGGGCCACGGTCTGGCGCAACCGAAGCCGCGAGGAATGGCAGGATCTGGCCGCGGCCCATGGATTCCGGTACGTCCTTGCGCCGAACCATGTAGCCGTCCGGCTGCCCGCCGTGTTGATCGGAGAAACGGAAAGCCTCTACGAAGCGTGGGCGAACGGATCCCCATGACCGCGGCCGACATTGAGACATCCGGATGAATTCCTCGGAAGACACCACAACTTGAAAACCATTCTTTTCAACGGAAGTAGTCACAGAAACGGCTTCTTCGTCAGTTTTGACTTCCTCACATGGCCTTCCTGGCCTACACGAATTCCGCCATTTCTTCTCATGGGAGGGCCTGCTTCTGACCTGCATAAAGCAAGATTGTGCTAGACCTTTTCTTGGGGATAGACACCGTGATGCGGTCCGTGTTGTACTCCAGAGCCTCGCCAGAGAAGAGGTCCGCCACCATCTCTACCGTACTTGGAAAGCGGATTGTTTTTTCTCCTCCTGTGCGCGAATAAAGTCCGAAGAAAGGTCCCGACGCAAAAAATGGTTCCCCGACCTCGCTGTACAAGTGGACGCCTGCGCGTTCATAAAGCCATCGCAGCCATGGCGCCGTGAGGCCTGGACATGCGAGGAACAGCGCCCGGTGGTCAGCGGCTTTGCGTTCAGCCACGGCAACTTTCTTGCCTCCGTTGGCGAATCCAAGCGCCTTCGCGCCAGTATCGGCCACGGTGATTAGCGGACGGCATCGGTCGCCGGTCCATTTCATGTGTGAGTTGTCGACGTTCAGCGTTACCTCGTTTAGGGTTGCCGTGTCGTCAATGGCCAGATCGAACCCTGTTAGTAATTTGGACCTCTTTAGATCAAAGCCTGACCACGAGAGAACGCCCGGCGCGTGCAAGAATGCAACGGTACGGCCCGAAGCACAGAGGATCTCGCGGGTAGACGCAAGCTCCTCATCTGTGACGGCATAAGCATTGGCGACAATGGCCAGCTTACAGTGGGACAAATCAACGCGGGGGATATCCGACATGAGATACAGGCTCCAGGGGGCGCCCACTGAATCGATTTCCCAGAGCAACATCCGAGAGAGAGCCCTCATGGCGGGATTGTCGTTGGCCAGCAGGGGCACAGTTGTCTCGCTCACAAACACGGCAACTTCTGACCGGTTCTGCCTCCCTGCGCGGAGGGAGAACCGGTCGATCTCCTTGAGTCTCTTCACCGCAGCCATAAACGGTTCGTCCTGATACCACCCCTGCACGAAGTCGAAGAAGTAGTAGCTGCTTCCCTTCACGAGATTGTTAATGAAATCCCGTTTGGCTACAGCGATCGATTCATTAAGATCCGCCGTGGTCCCGTATTGCCGGTTGCCTTCGCCGGAACGGTGCGTCCGCTGGTCATTTTCCGAATCCCAGAGTTTTCCGTGGAGCGGAAACGAACTGAAGGCGCCGTTCAGGGCGCAGTTGCGCAAGCGATGCTCGTAGGGATACGGCCCCCCTAGGAAATCCACCCAAGGCGATTCCAGCAACCGGCCGAGGGCATAGTGTCCGGAATCCTGGAAATGGTAGGGTCCTGCGCCGAGATGGCCCACATAGTACCCGTAGAAACTGCCTGCGAAACAACGGTTGTCTGTGGCTTGCTTCACGGATTTCGCGAAATGTTCAATGGTATCGGCGGTCCATTCTTGCCAGAAGGTATAGTAATCGGCTGCCTGGGTATGATCGGGCATGGTGCGTGGCACCGAATCAGCAGGGTCAAATCGGACTTCGCGCGCAGGTACGACATCACCGGAGAAATCGGCGGAGGCATTCGCCCACGCCGCACGGAGCGCATCTACATCGGGGTAGCGGCTACGCAACCAGCCGCCGAACGCGCGCTGCATGGCGGGCGAATAGTCGGGGAACGATTTCTCATGGTAGCCCCAGTTGTTCCATTCACCGCAGTTGCCGTAGGCCAGGCGGACACCGATGAAGCGGTCCGCCAGTGGCGATTGACCAATGCGGCGTAAGGCAGCTTCGAGAATGGCGCTTGCGCGTGTCCGCCACGTTGGCGAGGCATAGGATGCTTGCAGACGTTTCCCTGGCGTGTTCTGCAAACTTTGCCCTCCCGTGTCAAGCGCGATAACCTCGTTGGGGTAACGCTCAAGCCACCACGGAGGAACGTACAAATGCCACCGGAGCAGGAACCGGGATTCCGGCGCCTGCGCCATGATTCGCAGCACTGTGCGCTCAATTTGGCCATAGTAGGCTTCAAGGTCGAAGGTGTCATCATCGCGCCAGCAGCCCAGCATGTCGGTAAAAATGTTGAAGTGGCCTACCCCGGCTTGGGCAAATTGGCGGATGGACTTTGGTCGGAAATCGCCACCGCAGTGCGCCACGATTGCCGTCAGGCAACCACAAGGCTCGCCGTTGACGAAGGGCGCGCTCACGCCGTTCATAACCCGCACTTCACATTGCGGAAACGTGCACGCCCGAGCGGAATCGTGGACTGCAAGGCGCACCGTGGCCACCGGCCGTTCAGCAGATTGAAGATGAATATCAACCATCTGTGCTGCGAAGTTGCTCCGGCTTTCCCGAAGCAGTTGTTTGGGCAATGGGTCGAATGTGAGGACAGTTTCTTTTCCTTGCGTATCCGCTTCGGCTCTAACTCCAATTGTTTGTGTGAATGTGTTTTCTCCCATAGACAATTTCGCTTTTAATGCTGGGAGCGACCCGCAAATACCGACAGGTAGCCGGATAAGGGCTGCGGTACCAACATGCACCAGGGACTGGCCAACCCAGACTTCGTCGTCGCAAAGCACCGGGACTGCACAAATGCCTGAGTCATCTTTGAGAGGCGTCGCGTGAGCATTTTGCGCCGATGCAACACTGCCCAACGCACCCGATGCGACAATGGCGAGAAAATCGCGACGGGACAGTCCTTGAGTTTTGAAAAGAATGTTCACTTGGCGTTTCCTTTTGTATTACTACATCGTTGATTGTCCTTGGTTCGGTTGCCCCGCAGCAAGGCCGCTCTCTAAAGCGGTTGTTCGTGTGCGTAACGGCCATATTCGGAAGCCGCATCCGACATGGCCAGGATGTTCTCGGTCGGCACATCCGTTTGGAGGACGTGGCAGGGCGCGAGAATATAGCCACCGCCGGCTCCCAGTATGTCTATGCGCCGTTGTACCTCGGCGCGGACCTCTTCGGGCGTGGCTTTGGGAAGCAAATGCTGGGTGCAGATGCCCCCGTGAAGACAAATGCGGCTGCCGTACTCATTTTTGAGTACCTGCGGGCTCATACCCTCCGCGGCCGCCTGCAACGGATCGAGGATATCCACGCCAATTTCAATCAGGTCTTCGATGAGCGGGCAAATCGCGCCGCAGGAATGAAACAGGAACTTGACGCCGTGGTTGTGGGTCATGTCGACGAGTTTCTTGATGCGCGGTTTGATGAAGGTGCGGAACATCTCCGGGCTGAACAGCAACCCGTGCTGCATGCCGAGATCGTCAGCCGTCCGAAGTATGTCGACCCTTCCATCCGCCGCCGTCAGCATGCGGTCGAAAAATTCAAGGTAAAAATTCGTGAAGCGGTCAAGGATCCAGTGGGCCATCTCGGGCTGCATGGCCATGTCGGCAAGCAGATTCTCAAAACCGCGCAGAAACGTGGGGTGCTGAAAGACACTCGCGCCGCTGGCCATGACCGCGAAATCTTGCCATGGCTTGAGCCGCTCCGCGAAATCGGAGAAGTCGAACCAGTCAGGACTGGGCCACGTGTGCTGTTCAAGGTCTTCGATGGAGCTGGCGCCGGCGAGAACGAACTCAACGAAGCAATCTTCCGGCCCCGTCGCCGTTTGAACAGTCTTTTGCCGCCAGCCCCAATGGTTCTGCCGCACACCGTCGCCCACTTCACGCGACAGCGGCACGGGGCCGCGGTACACCGGGTCCACAACACCTCGAAGATCAACGATGTCACTGCGCAAGCGCAGGAGTATATCCCGGTGCGACGAAGTCCCGAGGTCGCGGTGCAACCGCTCGTAGACCCATGGGTTCGCGTGGAAGTCCATGGGTACCCGGTCGGGCACGGCCAGATTAGCGGCGGTTAGCACGCGTTCTTTTGATATCATTTCCCTGCTTTCCATGAAAAGGCTGCGAACACTATCATCTCGTAGGGGGCTTTCGCTCCCGCCTCATACAGGCAGGCCGCTTCGCCGTTTGGGAGAATGGCAAGGTCGGAATAGGCGCTGGGGCCAGGATACAGCACTCTGTCAAGAACCCACGTCTGCCCTTCGTCGAAGCTGGCGCGCACGGTCATGTTGACGCGGTCCTTGTCACTGGCGGGATTACTGAACAGGATAACGCCATCTGCCCGATGGACCGCCGCCTGGCAAATGGGCTCGATCAAGGTCGAGTCAAACCGTTGTTCCTTCCACGTGAGCCCGCCGTCATCGCTGAGCGCGATTTGCCGGTTCTTCTTTGTCCGGTCATAGTTGCGCATGTTGAGCATGAGGCGGCCATTGGACAGTTCCACCACTTCACACTCGTTGACCTGGTGATCGGGGGTCGAGCCGCTAAATTGCCAACTTTCACCGTGATCATCTGAAAAGATGACGTGCGAGTAATAGTGCTTCGTTCCTGCCTCGATGTGGTCGCACGGTATGATGAGCCGGCCCTTGTGTGGTCCCTGCTCCATCTGAATCCCGCTGCCGGGTCCGGTGGCATACCATGTCCAGTCGGCCTTCTTCACGTCGGACGTGATTTCCCTCGGTTTCTCCCACGTGTTGCCGTCGTCCCTGGAAAACGTGACAAACACGCGCCGCGTGTCTTTGCTGATCTGGTCGATGATCTCCTTTTCCTGGTCGTCGCCGCGATTCCAGGTTGTCAGCAGCCAGATTGTCGCGGTGTCGCGGTCCACGACCGCACAAGGGTTGCCGCAGGTGTTTCCCGCATCATCCCAGATCACCTGCTGAGCGCTCCATGATCGGCCGTTGTCGGTGGACCGTCGGACCAGCAGGTCAATGTCACCGGTGTCGCTCTTGCTGTGTTTGCGGCCCTCGCAAAATGCGAGCACCGTTCCCTTGGTGGTAACGGCCAGGGCGGGGATTCGATACGTATGGTAGCCACCCTCGCCATGAACGTAGATGGGTTGGCCGGTTGGCGTTATCTTTCGAGTGGAGCATCCCGCCGTGGCCAGGGTCAAGACAGCGAGCCCAAGGTTGATCAGAGGGAGCAGCAAGGTCTTTTCTTTCATGCCGCGCCTGCTCCAGGGTTTCTATCCGAATCGATTGGGTCGACGATGGTGTAGATGGTAAGTCCGCTGATGGAGTGCCTCACTGGGGCGAATGCGAGGCTTGAAAGATATCCCACGGAAAAGCACAAGGCAATCCCGATGAAAGCGTAGAGCAGGAAATGCACGTGCGTATATCGCTGCACCAGGAACAAACCCCCGGCGCCGGCCAGCGTGCCGATGATGGCGCCCGGGCCGTTGGTGCGCGTCGTGAAGATGCCCAGGCAGAACAGGCCGCACATGGAACCCCCGAAAAGGCCAAGAATCGTCATGAACTGGTCCCAAAGCGACTTGATGTCGGAAGACGCGAACAAGAGGGCCAAGGCGATGCCGCCCGTCCCCAAAACGACGGTGAGCACGCGACCCATGTGCAGATAGCCGCGCTCCGTCTTGAGTAACTTCCACGGGCGCATGAAGTCCTCCACAACAGCTGTTGACATGCTGTTGATGCTGGTGGCGATGGTGGACTGGGCCGCGGCAAACAGTCCGGCCACCACAAGGCCCGGCAGGCCCAGCGGCAATTCCCGCGAAATGAACAGCGGGAAGATGGCGTCGGTCTTGAACGTCGGGTCGAGCCGATCGGGATGGTTCGTATAGAAGACGAACAGGGCCGTTCCTATGCCGAAGAACAGTACTGAAGCCGGTACACACGCGATGGCGTTGGTCCAGATGGCTTTTCTCGCACGCGCACTATCGGGCACGGACATGTACCGCTGAACAATCGACATGTCGGACGTATAGGGCACGAGGTTCTGGGCGAGTCCGCCCAACACCACCACCCACAACGCGGTCGTCGCAAAACTGCCCGCTGAAAAGTCGAGGTTGAGGAGATGGAATTTGCCGCTCTCCGCGGCCGTGGCAAAGAAACCGGACACCCCGCCGTCCACCTGGCTCAGGATCAAGAGAACGCTGAACAGCGCCCCGCCCAGCAGCACGATGCTCTGGACAGCGTCCGTCCACGCGACGGCTTCCAACCCTCCCAGGGCGCAGTAAATGATGCTCAGCACGCCCATGAGCAAAATGCTCTGCTGTTCCGTCAGGGGCGTGATGGCTCTGAGGGCCAGCGCGGGCAGATAGAGCACCACGGCTGTGCGCCCAAGCTGGAAAAGAATAAAGGAGGTGCTCGCAAACTGCCGCGCAAAACGGTTAAAGCGCCGCTCCAGATATTGGTACGCGCTGATGGCGTCCACCTTGCGAAAGAATGGCAGGAAGAGCCATATTACAAGAGGGGCGACGGCCACGGCCATCATGTTGACCAAAAAGTACACCCAGTCTGTGGCGTAGGTCTTGGCGGGAATGGCCATGAAGGTAATGGAGCTCAGCATGGTGGCGAAGATGCTCAGTCCGGCCACAGACCATGGGATGCGCTGGCCCCCCCGGAAGAAATCGTCGGCGACCTTGTTGCGGAACGAGAAGTAGACGCCCATCGCGATCATCGCCGCGAGATACAGGCCCAACACGGTGAAATCAACCAGACCGAAGCGGCTACCGCCCTTGACCGGCCGGACTTCCCATACCTGCGGCGTCCTAACCCGCGGCCTGGTTTCGCCGCTCGCCACGACTATCGGATCGCTGACGGTGTCGTTCCCCCAGCGCACCGCGGTCGTGGTCACCTGGTTGGCGGGAATCGCACCGGCGCTCGTCCACGTGTTCGTGATCGTGTGATAAGCAAAGGCCTCTTTCGGAAAACCAGGATGCGCGTCTTTCAGCGCGTCGGTTTGGTCGAAGAGTGCGCCGTCGGCTCCGCCCAGAATGAAAATGTGGCTCTGGCCAACGGCGATTCCCGTTCCTGCCATAACGCATCTGGGCGCATCGGCTCGACGCCG
Proteins encoded:
- a CDS encoding fucose isomerase; amino-acid sequence: MMKKNKVVYLISNGDFRDSAGVVCWPKQEETLKGVKAALAKLGVEAKVMNSYDPKRKHGFITKQCEGAAIVSKLDPKAPVIVVLSCWAYSHNVSGPLQAHKGPILLLANFDGTWPGLVALLNHSATLDRLNVRHSRLWSDSFTKDPLFMKRLETWCRKGTISYDESHLTDASKLKLSSAALSFGKKLAADILREKRIMGQFDPGCMGMLNAIINPAKLGAAGMPVEYLNQSDLLAEMDEVDEEEAQAHLNWLVKKGTWFDWGTDQYTQLVHGQVMSQMCMYSAAVRMAQRYGLSSIGIPYQLGLMRCCPASDLVEGMLNNADRPDVRDYDTGKIIRKGDAIPHFNEGDMGSGVPQVLMHDIYARKGMPVETTLHDVRWGREYDGKFVWVFLISGAAPPAHFGGWKHTKVYRQAPMYFPLGGGTCSGVSKPGVITWARFYERFGEIGMDCGTGEVVEVDKADLQDRLNKTTSVWPIANVHIPGYGRDELMATHMSNHITIGYGDILQELIATCLHLGIPTRVAGDVRHTLG
- a CDS encoding beta-galactosidase → MNILFKTQGLSRRDFLAIVASGALGSVASAQNAHATPLKDDSGICAVPVLCDDEVWVGQSLVHVGTAALIRLPVGICGSLPALKAKLSMGENTFTQTIGVRAEADTQGKETVLTFDPLPKQLLRESRSNFAAQMVDIHLQSAERPVATVRLAVHDSARACTFPQCEVRVMNGVSAPFVNGEPCGCLTAIVAHCGGDFRPKSIRQFAQAGVGHFNIFTDMLGCWRDDDTFDLEAYYGQIERTVLRIMAQAPESRFLLRWHLYVPPWWLERYPNEVIALDTGGQSLQNTPGKRLQASYASPTWRTRASAILEAALRRIGQSPLADRFIGVRLAYGNCGEWNNWGYHEKSFPDYSPAMQRAFGGWLRSRYPDVDALRAAWANASADFSGDVVPAREVRFDPADSVPRTMPDHTQAADYYTFWQEWTADTIEHFAKSVKQATDNRCFAGSFYGYYVGHLGAGPYHFQDSGHYALGRLLESPWVDFLGGPYPYEHRLRNCALNGAFSSFPLHGKLWDSENDQRTHRSGEGNRQYGTTADLNESIAVAKRDFINNLVKGSSYYFFDFVQGWYQDEPFMAAVKRLKEIDRFSLRAGRQNRSEVAVFVSETTVPLLANDNPAMRALSRMLLWEIDSVGAPWSLYLMSDIPRVDLSHCKLAIVANAYAVTDEELASTREILCASGRTVAFLHAPGVLSWSGFDLKRSKLLTGFDLAIDDTATLNEVTLNVDNSHMKWTGDRCRPLITVADTGAKALGFANGGKKVAVAERKAADHRALFLACPGLTAPWLRWLYERAGVHLYSEVGEPFFASGPFFGLYSRTGGEKTIRFPSTVEMVADLFSGEALEYNTDRITVSIPKKRSSTILLYAGQKQALP
- a CDS encoding uroporphyrinogen decarboxylase family protein, whose translation is MISKERVLTAANLAVPDRVPMDFHANPWVYERLHRDLGTSSHRDILLRLRSDIVDLRGVVDPVYRGPVPLSREVGDGVRQNHWGWRQKTVQTATGPEDCFVEFVLAGASSIEDLEQHTWPSPDWFDFSDFAERLKPWQDFAVMASGASVFQHPTFLRGFENLLADMAMQPEMAHWILDRFTNFYLEFFDRMLTAADGRVDILRTADDLGMQHGLLFSPEMFRTFIKPRIKKLVDMTHNHGVKFLFHSCGAICPLIEDLIEIGVDILDPLQAAAEGMSPQVLKNEYGSRICLHGGICTQHLLPKATPEEVRAEVQRRIDILGAGGGYILAPCHVLQTDVPTENILAMSDAASEYGRYAHEQPL
- a CDS encoding sialidase family protein gives rise to the protein MKEKTLLLPLINLGLAVLTLATAGCSTRKITPTGQPIYVHGEGGYHTYRIPALAVTTKGTVLAFCEGRKHSKSDTGDIDLLVRRSTDNGRSWSAQQVIWDDAGNTCGNPCAVVDRDTATIWLLTTWNRGDDQEKEIIDQISKDTRRVFVTFSRDDGNTWEKPREITSDVKKADWTWYATGPGSGIQMEQGPHKGRLIIPCDHIEAGTKHYYSHVIFSDDHGESWQFSGSTPDHQVNECEVVELSNGRLMLNMRNYDRTKKNRQIALSDDGGLTWKEQRFDSTLIEPICQAAVHRADGVILFSNPASDKDRVNMTVRASFDEGQTWVLDRVLYPGPSAYSDLAILPNGEAACLYEAGAKAPYEMIVFAAFSWKAGK
- a CDS encoding sodium/solute symporter (Members of the Solute:Sodium Symporter (SSS), TC 2.A.21 as described in tcdb.org, catalyze solute:Na+ symport. Known solutes for members of the family include sugars, amino acids, nucleosides, inositols, vitamins, urea or anions, depending on the system.), with product MRLMKVLLLATVLVPGLAVAAQLQWNELPPLPNTEGVAGPFVGVHNDALIVAGGANFPKPVWESNKVFHDQVYVLVKDSKDAKTSYRWITASPLERPIAYGASVSTSRGIVCMGGNDASQTYADVILLKWNPQRESVERQALPAFPEPCANASAAVIGERIYVAGGTVGLGLETAQTIFWSLDLSRVDSGNAAWEQLPPWPGPSRAFAIAAAQNNGVNDCVYVISGRRLNEQGNTEFLTDVYEFTPGKSDPWRRRADAPRCVMAGTGIAVGQSHIFILGGADGALFDQTDALKDAHPGFPKEAFAYHTITNTWTSAGAIPANQVTTTAVRWGNDTVSDPIVVASGETRPRVRTPQVWEVRPVKGGSRFGLVDFTVLGLYLAAMIAMGVYFSFRNKVADDFFRGGQRIPWSVAGLSIFATMLSSITFMAIPAKTYATDWVYFLVNMMAVAVAPLVIWLFLPFFRKVDAISAYQYLERRFNRFARQFASTSFILFQLGRTAVVLYLPALALRAITPLTEQQSILLMGVLSIIYCALGGLEAVAWTDAVQSIVLLGGALFSVLLILSQVDGGVSGFFATAAESGKFHLLNLDFSAGSFATTALWVVVLGGLAQNLVPYTSDMSIVQRYMSVPDSARARKAIWTNAIACVPASVLFFGIGTALFVFYTNHPDRLDPTFKTDAIFPLFISRELPLGLPGLVVAGLFAAAQSTIATSINSMSTAVVEDFMRPWKLLKTERGYLHMGRVLTVVLGTGGIALALLFASSDIKSLWDQFMTILGLFGGSMCGLFCLGIFTTRTNGPGAIIGTLAGAGGLFLVQRYTHVHFLLYAFIGIALCFSVGYLSSLAFAPVRHSISGLTIYTIVDPIDSDRNPGAGAA